A single window of Salvelinus sp. IW2-2015 unplaced genomic scaffold, ASM291031v2 Un_scaffold1795, whole genome shotgun sequence DNA harbors:
- the LOC139024696 gene encoding splicing factor 3A subunit 2-like, with translation MWASAVAQWSRHCIAVLAAPPESPGSRPGSVAAGRDREPPAHQTSSPIPALHPPAHQPIQLTTLPSLQPTSPPVHTSPATSPQPHSPPPPSLQPSSPPAHQPSSPTRPLVHQTLQPTSPPAHQPSRPTSPLVHPALQSTSPLVPAIPAHHPSSPPFPPASSPPAHQPSSPPPPSPPDLLVHQPSRPPALQPSSPLVHQPTSP, from the exons atgtgggCCTCcgcggtggcgcagtggtctaggcactgcatcgcagtgctagctgctcCACCAGAGTCTccgggttcgcgcccaggctctgtcgcagccggccgcgaccgggag CCTCCAGCACACCAGACCTCCAGTCCCATCCCAGCCCTCCATCCCCCAGCCCACCAGCCCATCCAGCTCACCACCCTGCCATCCCTCCAGCCCACCAGCCCTCCAGTCCACACCAGCCCTGCCACCAGCCCTCAGCCCCACAGCcctccacctccatccctccagcccTCTAGTCCACCAGCCCACCAGCCCTCCAGCCCAACCAGACCTCTAGTCCACCAGACCCTCCAGCCCACCAGCCCTCCAGCCCACCAGCCCTCCAGGCCCACCAGCCCTCTAGTCCACCCAGCCCTCCAGTCCACCAGCCCTCTAGTCCCAGCCATCCCAGCCCACCATCCCTCCAGCCCTCCATTCCCTCCAGCCTCTAGTCCACCAGCCCACCAGCCCTCTAGTCCACCACCTCCAAGCCCTCCAGACCTCCTAGTCCACCAGCCCtccaggccaccagccctccagccctccagccctctaGTCCACCAGCCCACCAGCCCCTAG